A genomic region of Criblamydia sequanensis CRIB-18 contains the following coding sequences:
- a CDS encoding sigma-54-dependent transcriptional regulator has protein sequence MAIEKILIVDDELLLRNFLAETLRRKHYEVATAENGEQGIAKFQEEGYDLVITDMRMPDLTGIDVLKKIKSLNPKTIVIVVTAYGSIENAVEAMKLGAFNYLIKPFTPDTIEAVIEKAKEHSQLLDENHFLREEVAKSPFSGPFKFIAESPIMKKIYQDILRVAKSNASIFISGESGTGKEIVAAAIHQHSLRSDKPFIKVNCAAIPESLIESEFFGHEKGSFTGAHARRTGRFELANHGTLLLDEITEVPPLLQPKLLRALQEQEFERIGGVKPVKVDVRVISTSNRNIRQAIASKQIREDLYYRLNVIPIQLPPLRDRKEDILPLSEYFVEKFCAESHLKKKTFSDRAKAKLQSYRWPGNVRELANIIERAVVMYPDAVIDSDALLLDPVLASQETPSLERIKEGQNLPVGMTLGELEKLLIIETLDQNKQNRKKTAEVLDISVRTLRNKLNKYKKESE, from the coding sequence ATGGCCATCGAAAAAATATTGATTGTAGATGATGAGCTTTTGCTTCGAAATTTTTTAGCGGAAACACTAAGGCGAAAGCATTACGAGGTCGCAACCGCTGAAAACGGGGAACAAGGGATAGCTAAATTTCAAGAAGAAGGCTACGACCTTGTAATCACTGATATGCGTATGCCTGACTTAACAGGTATCGATGTGCTAAAAAAGATTAAGTCCTTAAATCCAAAAACGATCGTCATTGTGGTTACAGCTTACGGAAGTATTGAAAACGCTGTTGAAGCCATGAAGCTTGGCGCTTTTAACTACTTAATCAAACCGTTTACACCAGATACCATTGAAGCTGTTATTGAAAAAGCTAAAGAACATTCCCAGCTACTTGACGAAAACCATTTTTTAAGAGAAGAAGTTGCTAAATCTCCTTTTTCAGGACCTTTCAAATTTATCGCTGAGAGTCCGATTATGAAAAAGATTTATCAAGATATTTTAAGAGTCGCAAAAAGCAATGCAAGCATCTTCATCTCAGGAGAATCGGGAACGGGGAAAGAAATTGTAGCGGCTGCCATCCATCAACACTCTTTAAGAAGCGATAAGCCTTTTATAAAGGTTAATTGCGCAGCGATCCCGGAATCCCTTATAGAATCTGAGTTTTTTGGCCATGAAAAAGGATCTTTCACAGGCGCCCATGCAAGACGCACCGGAAGATTTGAGCTTGCCAACCATGGAACTTTGCTTCTTGATGAAATCACAGAAGTTCCGCCGCTTTTGCAACCAAAACTTTTGAGGGCTCTGCAAGAACAGGAATTTGAACGTATTGGCGGTGTCAAGCCTGTTAAAGTGGATGTCCGTGTGATCTCAACTTCTAACAGGAATATAAGACAGGCTATTGCTTCAAAACAAATAAGAGAAGATCTTTACTATAGATTAAATGTCATCCCCATTCAATTGCCTCCGCTTCGAGATAGAAAAGAAGACATTCTTCCCCTGTCAGAATATTTTGTAGAGAAATTTTGCGCCGAGAGCCATTTAAAGAAGAAAACCTTTTCAGACAGGGCTAAAGCAAAGCTTCAAAGCTATCGGTGGCCCGGAAATGTTCGAGAACTCGCCAATATTATAGAAAGGGCTGTTGTCATGTACCCGGACGCTGTCATTGATTCGGATGCTCTTCTTCTTGATCCTGTTTTAGCAAGTCAGGAAACACCCTCTTTAGAACGAATAAAGGAAGGCCAAAACCTGCCTGTCGGAATGACCCTTGGCGAGCTTGAAAAACTGCTCATCATAGAAACATTAGATCAGAATAAGCAAAACCGCAAAAAAACAGCTGAAGTTTTGGACATTAGTGTTAGAACTCTTCGAAATAAGCTGAATAAATATAAAAAAGAGAGCGAGTAA
- a CDS encoding two-component system sensor histidine kinase NtrB, whose translation MRESNIEPLKRMAEKIASSQSGDRLEHLSKAFELFSQETERIENAYNSLKEEFTSIHYELEEATVHLKKKVAELDVLNSYLQNILSNISQGLLFIDLNGDVTTYNFAAEKIFNLPEKEVLYNNFWKNFSDDVFGFSMRLALASKDLPSTSFTLYEDKEGQKKELEVTANFVAEDKKKNRNGDFYASFRRLEGVIILIRDITEIRALEILANRNDRLKELGEMAALVAHEIRNPLGGIKGFASLLKRDLSQDIEKQKLADYIVQGTDTLNRLVTNVLNYSRPVDLSPRQISITELIANITQSLKADPGVHPKINFYLEFKEDNKTLLADPELLKGALLNLLVNAIQAMPEGGDLTIAVNTKKEAVYIEIKDTGIGIDKENIEKIFTPFFTTKKEGHGFGLAEVHKVMQAHGGTIDVISQKGLGTTFTLMLPLKGVSHKLKIKKGNY comes from the coding sequence ATGCGTGAATCCAATATTGAACCGCTGAAACGCATGGCGGAGAAAATCGCTTCTAGCCAATCAGGCGATCGGCTCGAGCATTTAAGCAAGGCTTTTGAGCTCTTCAGCCAGGAAACAGAGCGGATTGAAAACGCTTACAACTCTCTAAAAGAAGAGTTTACATCCATCCACTATGAGCTTGAAGAAGCAACTGTCCATTTGAAAAAGAAAGTGGCGGAGCTTGATGTCTTAAACTCTTATCTTCAAAATATACTCTCCAATATTTCGCAGGGACTTCTCTTTATAGATCTAAACGGAGATGTCACAACTTATAATTTCGCTGCAGAAAAAATATTTAATCTTCCCGAAAAAGAAGTGCTTTATAATAACTTTTGGAAAAATTTTTCAGACGATGTCTTTGGATTTTCAATGAGGCTCGCCCTAGCAAGCAAGGATCTTCCAAGCACAAGTTTTACACTCTATGAGGATAAAGAGGGTCAAAAAAAAGAATTGGAAGTGACAGCTAATTTCGTGGCAGAAGATAAGAAAAAGAATAGAAATGGGGATTTTTATGCATCTTTTAGAAGGCTTGAAGGAGTCATTATTCTAATAAGAGACATTACAGAAATTCGTGCCCTTGAGATTTTAGCCAATAGGAATGATCGCTTAAAAGAGCTTGGCGAAATGGCAGCTCTTGTCGCTCATGAGATTCGAAACCCCCTTGGCGGAATTAAAGGATTTGCTTCCTTATTAAAAAGGGATCTTTCGCAAGATATAGAAAAACAAAAACTGGCAGACTATATCGTTCAAGGGACGGACACCTTGAACCGGCTTGTTACAAATGTATTGAATTATTCAAGACCTGTCGATCTCTCTCCAAGACAAATATCTATAACTGAATTAATTGCAAATATAACCCAGTCTTTAAAGGCAGACCCAGGAGTCCATCCTAAAATTAACTTTTACCTTGAGTTTAAAGAAGACAACAAGACCCTATTGGCAGACCCTGAACTTTTAAAAGGGGCTTTATTAAACCTTTTAGTAAATGCTATACAAGCTATGCCGGAGGGAGGTGACTTAACTATAGCAGTTAACACAAAAAAAGAAGCCGTTTATATCGAAATAAAAGATACCGGTATTGGAATTGACAAAGAAAATATTGAAAAAATTTTTACTCCCTTCTTTACTACTAAGAAAGAAGGTCATGGCTTTGGTCTTGCAGAAGTGCATAAAGTGATGCAAGCACACGGCGGCACGATAGATGTGATCTCTCAAAAAGGATTGGGAACAACCTTTACCTTAATGCTTCCCTTAAAAGGGGTGAGTCATAAATTAAAGATAAAAAAAGGTAATTATTAA
- a CDS encoding toxin-antitoxin system YwqK family antitoxin has product MDLYLLEKGFLRLHDKELSIEEDLEFNPLMIPENPLPDTSFNGTHKLCVKHYIDGSKEAFLKIDNKLDGEWKLYYPDGALKMVSYYLLGDLHGPSKFFSEKGQLLTESWFLFGKQEGKTRWFYENGQKNSLQKFLHGAWHGVQKFWYPNGEVKTIMNYKNGVLEGEVLLFTENGSIKRKLEFKDGKSVS; this is encoded by the coding sequence ATGGATCTGTATCTTTTGGAAAAAGGATTTCTTCGTCTTCATGACAAAGAGCTTAGCATTGAAGAGGACTTGGAGTTTAATCCACTAATGATTCCTGAAAATCCTCTGCCGGATACAAGCTTTAATGGAACTCATAAGCTTTGCGTAAAACACTATATTGACGGCAGCAAGGAAGCTTTTTTAAAAATTGATAATAAACTTGATGGGGAGTGGAAGCTTTATTACCCGGATGGAGCTCTTAAAATGGTTTCTTATTACTTGCTTGGGGATTTGCATGGGCCTTCTAAGTTCTTCAGCGAAAAAGGACAGCTTTTGACAGAGAGCTGGTTTTTATTTGGAAAGCAAGAAGGTAAAACGAGATGGTTTTACGAAAACGGACAAAAAAATAGCCTTCAGAAATTTCTACACGGTGCTTGGCATGGGGTTCAGAAGTTTTGGTACCCGAATGGGGAAGTCAAGACCATCATGAATTACAAAAACGGGGTATTGGAAGGGGAGGTTCTTCTTTTTACAGAAAACGGTTCTATAAAAAGAAAGCTGGAATTTAAGGACGGGAAATCCGTTTCTTAA